The Fictibacillus phosphorivorans genomic sequence TCTTCTTTGTCATCGCTGTTCTAGGTGGCGTTGCAGCTATGGTCAAAGTTAATATCTTTACATTGATCAAAATTTTAAAAGACGAACTGATCTTAGCATACTCAACGGCTAGCTCTGAAACCGTATTGCCAAAAATCATGGAAAAGATGGAGAAGTTCGGATGTCCGAAAGCCATTACTTCTTTCGTTATTCCAACTGGATACTCATTTAACTTAGATGGGTCCACTCTCTATCAAGCCATTGCAGCATTATTTATTGCACAAATGTACGGCATTGAAATAACAATCGCAGAGCAAATCTCGTTATTACTTGTATTGATGGTAACGTCAAAAGGGATTGCAGGTGTTCCTGGCGTTTCATTCGTCGTTCTTTTAGCAACACTTGGCACAGTTGGAATTCCATTAGAAGGTCTTGCATTTATTGCGGGTATTGATCGTATCCTAGATATGGCACGCACAGCTGTAAACGTAGTAGGAAACTCGTTAGCTGCTGTCGTGATGTCCAAATGGGAAGGTCAATTTAACACAATGAAAGCAGAGCAATACAAACAAGAAGTTAGTTAGCATTATAGAAAAACCGTAGCCGGCTTATGAGCGGCTACGGTTTTTTTGTTTATTTCTTTAAGTGATATAACAATATCTCTTTTTAGAATAGATTGTAGATGACAATGACAATGAAAAGAACCCAATTCACTTCAATAGGTTCTTTCCTTTTGTTAAGTCCTTATTCGATTTACGACGATTAGCATGAAGAATGATATTCCGATAACACTCGCGACCCACATCCAAGCAAGTTTCATATGACCTGATTCAATCGCAATATAGATAGCAGTAGATATCGTTTGTGTTTTTCCTGGAATGTTTCCAGCAAACATGAGCGTAGCCCCAAACTCCCCTAATGCGCGAGCAAAACTGAGGATGGCACCAGATATGATAGCTCTAACAGATAGTGGAACAGAAATCTTTCGTAATACGTCCCATTCATTCGCTCCATCCACTCTTGCCGCATTCTCAATATCTGCGTCGATCGATTCAAATCCCGCTTTCGCCGATTGATACATAAGTGGAAATGCAACAACTGCAGATGCTATAACTGCCGCCCACCATGTAAACATGAGCGGTTGGTTAAAGACCCACTCTACTAGCTGTCCCCCTGGACCGTTTCTACCGAATATCACGATCAACAAGAAACCTACTACCGTCGGAGGTAATACGAGTGGAAGTAAGAATAGTGTTTCCATCAAGGTTTTCCCTTTAAAATTCTGATGAGCCATGACTCTTCCCAAAAAAACACCTGAAATAATCACAAATAATGAAGCAGCCACCGCTATGCCGAGTGATAATTTGACAGGTGACCAAAAATCAATTGCCATTTCCTTTTCCACCCGCTTAACACCATAATTTATAAGCTTATATTTTCCGTCTCCATCATATCATACCGCGCTTTGTTGGGTGTGAATGATGTCAGTTTTGTCGAACGGCCTTTATTTCTGGAATTAGACTTAATTTACCTCTAGAACGACTTAATCGAAGCTCATTACGACTTATTTTTTCTAATTTAGACTTATATTTCCTTTTTAAGACTTAATTCCATAAAAAGAGATTTCTAGAACTCCCAACAAACAACCCAACTCACAATAAAAGCTGCCTAGATGAGTAACTTCCCCATCTAGACAGCTCTTTTAATTACTCTTTAACAGCTAACACAGAACCTTTATACTCTTTATCGATAAAATCGGTTATTTCTTTTGAATGAAGAACTTCCAATAAGGTTTTAATCGATTTTTTATCTTTGTCGCCTTCACGAACCGTTATGATATTCGCAAATGGTGAATCAGAACCCTCCAACGCGATAGAATCTTTCTTCGGGTTCAAATCTGCATCGATCGCATAGTTTGTGTTGATCACAATCGCATCGCCCTCATCGTTTTCATAAGCTTTTGTTAAAAGCCCAGGGTCGATGTCTGCTACAAATTCTAGTTTTTTCGGATTTTCTACAATATCGCTTATTTGTGCTTCATAACCTGTTCCTTCTTTAAGCTTGATTAGTCCTTCTGCTTCAAAGATTGAAAGGATACGGCCGTGCTCGGCGATAGAGTTGCTCAAGATTACTTTCCCACCATTTGGAATATCTCTTAATGATTTATGTCTTTTTGAGTAAACACCCATTGGCTCTAAGTGAACAGCACCTGCGTTTTCAAACTTATACTTCGGGTTATCTTTCACTTGCTGAGTTAAATATGGAATGTGCTGAAAATAGTTTGCATCTATTTCTTTTTCATAAAGTGACTTGTTCGGTAAGATATAGTCTTGGAATTTTACAATTTCTAGTTCAATACCCTTTTCCTCTAAAAGCGGCTTCGCTTCTTCTAATATTTCAGCGTGTGGTACATTTGATGCTCCAACTACTAGCTTTTCTGTTTTTTCTCCACCACTTGTAGATGAGCCACAAGCTGCTAATAAGAATACTGCCAAACTTGCGAGTAATACTTGGATGATTCTTTTCATGTTCTGATCCCCTATCCATACATTTCTATTTATTTTTGATAAAGACTCTATTAAGAGGTGGTACAAAAAAGCCTCCTGATCTCATAAAAGAGACAGAAGGCTTTTCGAAAAAAATTTCCGATTATCCTCTCATCTCTCAGTGTGACCACTGTTAGATTTAGCACCGTTTTCATGTTGGCTGTTCAACATGAATGGTTGCCGGGCTTCATAGGGCTAATTCCCTCCACCTGCTCTCAATAAGAGTATTCCTATCAAATTACTTTGTATTATTACAGGTATTCAATGGAATGTCAAACACTTTTTTTAAAAGTATTCTGAACGGGTACTTTCACATTCGTTAGCAACCATTCTGAAGTAGCAGTTATGAGCTGATCAAAATGCTTAATAGAAGAATACGTATGGTTAGCACCTTCTATTAACAACATGGAACATGTACCTCTTTTCGCTAAAATAGAGCGTTCATAATAATCCCTACAATAATTAGAAGAAATAACTGGGTCGCCAGTTCCATGGATAAACAGTGCGTTTCCACTAAATTGCTGGATAGCCTCTAGTGGCGAATAGGATTTTAGGGAAAATAAAAATTCTTCTGTAATGGCATATCCTAAGTGATCAACGACAGCGTGCTCTCCGTTGTAACCAACGATTTCTTTAATATCGGCAAATGGATTTCCTACAGCTGACCATGTGATGAAATTATGAACTCGATTATCTTCCGCTGCCGTGCAAGACGCAACAGCTCCACCTAAACTATGACCGATCAACGTTATGGAATGTTCCTCAACGCTAGGAAGTTTGCTTCCAAAAGAAATTACTTCCTTCGTCTGTTCAATAAAACAGGCAAATTCATTTTCTCCATACTCTCCTTCACTCTCACCGCAGCCTGCATAATCAAAACGCAATACAGCATATCCAAGTTTAACAAGAGCTTGAGCCGTTTTTACAAATAATCGATCAACGCCAATTCGAGTACTTGTAAAACCGTGGCAGATAATGATTAACGGAGTCTTCTTTTCACCTACCCCAATTGCGTGAGGTAAATGGAGGGTGTGAGCAAGTTTTCTTCCCTTCCACCATATACAATCTGATGCCACCATATCACCCACTCCTTTTCTCTTTTAAAATACTTTTTAATCCTAACCGTATAATTACTTTCCTATAACAAAAAAACCATGTTCCCTTAGAGAACACGGTTTCATACAAAATATCCGTTCGTTCTCTCATCTCTCAGCAAAGAATGCTGTTAGATTTAGCACCGTTTCGGTCAAAACTTTTCATGTTTCGCCGATGGTTGCCGGGCTTCATAGGGCTAATTCCCTCCGCCTGCTCCTAATAAGAGTTTGTTTATTTTTTTATTTAAGGATAATCATAGGCTACTTGCTAATTGATGTCAATGCAAATATTACAGTAACCTTACATCCTACCTTAGAGAATATTTTTATGTGCCAAGGAAATGCTAAACAAATGTAGTAGGTTCACGACGCACTAACGAACGGGTGATATCAATGATATTTTTTAAGAAAAAAAAGAAAAAACAACAACAAGAGGCAACTTCCAATTCTCCAAAAGGTACATTGACATTTCCAGAACTTATGAAAAAGCTAACGGCTTCAGCTGATTTTTCTACTGTAAAGCAATCATCTGTAAGCACCTTCTATATCTCGTATTATAAAACACTTGTAAATCCCGAATTTGTTCATCGTGATTTATTACCTTATATAACTGAAATCCCTCTCAAAAACTTAGACGATATCCAAAAACATCTTCCGTTAGATGGAATGGTCAAAACGGACGATGTTCATGAAATCGCGAACAAAGTAACAGAAGGCTTTATTCTCATACAAATGAATAAAGATGACCCAAAAGGTTTGCTCGTTCCCAGTCTATCGACTGAGAACAGACAGATCTCGATTCCTGAAACCGAATTTAGTGTAGTTGGTCCTAAGGAAGCATTCGTAGAATCTTTGGATACCAATCTTAACTTGATTCGAAAACGACTACCTATTCCTGAATTTACAGTAAAAGAAGTGCGTGTTGGAAAACTTTCTAAAACAAGAGTGGCGATTATCTATATTGATGGAATCGCTGATGAAGAGAATGTGAACACCGCGATTCAACGTGTTAATGATATCGAATACGATCATGTCGTAGACAGTTCCTATATCAATCAAATGATCTCAGACAATGAGAACTCTCCTTTTCCACAGCTCATCGATACAGAGAGACCTGACCGAGTAGCCAGTGTTTTATCTGAAGGAAAAGTGGCGATTATGGCTGACGGATCACCTCATGCACTGACCGGCCCGACAACTATTGTAGAATTTTTTTCAGCTTTTGAAGACTATTTTCTAAATTGGACGCTCGCTTCTGCCTTTCGGTTGATCCGTTTGATGGCGGTTATGTTTTCAGTGTTATCAACGCCGCTTTATGTTGCCGTACTAACGTTTCATTATGAGATGATTCCAGAAAATCTTTTAGCCACACTTGTGGCATCAAGAAACGACATCCCGTTTCCGCCTATACTAGAAGCTATTGTGCTAGAGCTTTCGATTGAGTTATTACGTGAAGCTGGTGCAAGGCTACCTTCAAAAGTCGGTCAAACAATCGGTATCGTTGGAGGTATCGTAATCGGGACAGCAGCGGTTCAAGCTGGTTTAACGAGTAACGTTTTATTAATTATCGTAGCTCTAGCCGCACTCGCTTCTTTTACAACACCTGTTTATCAGATGAGTAATACGATTCGTTTGCTTCGTTTTCCCTTTTTATTATTTGCGCAGTTCTTAGGTGTACTTGGGGTTGCGATCTGTTTTGCTTTTATCGTCTCTCATCTGTTGAAACTCACATCACTTGGTAGACCATACATCGCACCTCTTTACCCACTTCGCGTAAATGATTTAAAAGACGCTCTTATCCGTATGCCGTTTAGTGTGCAGAACAGTCGCCCATCATCCGTTCGACCGCAAGATAAGGCGAAAATGAATAAAAAGCGTGCAAAAGAAAAACATGACATAGAAGATTAAAAAGCGAGGGGTATGTATGTCTCAGATCAGTGAAAACAAACAGATATCACCTTACATGGCTTTTTATATGGTTACGACTATGCAGATTGGAGTAGGGATTCTCGGATTCGAGCGGTATATCGCAAAAACAGCAGGACATGATGCATGGATTTCAGTAATCATCGGGGGTCTTTCCTTTAATGTGTTGATCTGGATGATCTATCGTGTTCTTTCAA encodes the following:
- the modB gene encoding molybdate ABC transporter permease subunit — its product is MAIDFWSPVKLSLGIAVAASLFVIISGVFLGRVMAHQNFKGKTLMETLFLLPLVLPPTVVGFLLIVIFGRNGPGGQLVEWVFNQPLMFTWWAAVIASAVVAFPLMYQSAKAGFESIDADIENAARVDGANEWDVLRKISVPLSVRAIISGAILSFARALGEFGATLMFAGNIPGKTQTISTAIYIAIESGHMKLAWMWVASVIGISFFMLIVVNRIRT
- a CDS encoding MetQ/NlpA family ABC transporter substrate-binding protein: MKRIIQVLLASLAVFLLAACGSSTSGGEKTEKLVVGASNVPHAEILEEAKPLLEEKGIELEIVKFQDYILPNKSLYEKEIDANYFQHIPYLTQQVKDNPKYKFENAGAVHLEPMGVYSKRHKSLRDIPNGGKVILSNSIAEHGRILSIFEAEGLIKLKEGTGYEAQISDIVENPKKLEFVADIDPGLLTKAYENDEGDAIVINTNYAIDADLNPKKDSIALEGSDSPFANIITVREGDKDKKSIKTLLEVLHSKEITDFIDKEYKGSVLAVKE
- a CDS encoding alpha/beta hydrolase; its protein translation is MVASDCIWWKGRKLAHTLHLPHAIGVGEKKTPLIIICHGFTSTRIGVDRLFVKTAQALVKLGYAVLRFDYAGCGESEGEYGENEFACFIEQTKEVISFGSKLPSVEEHSITLIGHSLGGAVASCTAAEDNRVHNFITWSAVGNPFADIKEIVGYNGEHAVVDHLGYAITEEFLFSLKSYSPLEAIQQFSGNALFIHGTGDPVISSNYCRDYYERSILAKRGTCSMLLIEGANHTYSSIKHFDQLITATSEWLLTNVKVPVQNTFKKSV
- a CDS encoding spore germination protein is translated as MIFFKKKKKKQQQEATSNSPKGTLTFPELMKKLTASADFSTVKQSSVSTFYISYYKTLVNPEFVHRDLLPYITEIPLKNLDDIQKHLPLDGMVKTDDVHEIANKVTEGFILIQMNKDDPKGLLVPSLSTENRQISIPETEFSVVGPKEAFVESLDTNLNLIRKRLPIPEFTVKEVRVGKLSKTRVAIIYIDGIADEENVNTAIQRVNDIEYDHVVDSSYINQMISDNENSPFPQLIDTERPDRVASVLSEGKVAIMADGSPHALTGPTTIVEFFSAFEDYFLNWTLASAFRLIRLMAVMFSVLSTPLYVAVLTFHYEMIPENLLATLVASRNDIPFPPILEAIVLELSIELLREAGARLPSKVGQTIGIVGGIVIGTAAVQAGLTSNVLLIIVALAALASFTTPVYQMSNTIRLLRFPFLLFAQFLGVLGVAICFAFIVSHLLKLTSLGRPYIAPLYPLRVNDLKDALIRMPFSVQNSRPSSVRPQDKAKMNKKRAKEKHDIED